The Candidatus Eisenbacteria bacterium sequence CGGGAGCGCCCCCGTCGGCAGGAGGCGTCGCGGACGCCGCGGGGCCGGTGACGCCGGCCGCCAAGGGAGCGCGAAGCCTGCCGCGCCCGGCCCGGACGGACTCCGCCGGCGGTCCCGACGCGTTCGGCTACCGATGGCTCGACTCGCGTGAGCCCGGAGGACCCGGCTTCGCGTGGCTGGACATCGCCCGGCCCGCGAATCAGCTCGACCTGACCGGGGACGACGCGGTGCGCGACGGGATTCCGATCGGTTTCGCATTCCCGTTCTACGGCGACACCTTCACGACCGTGAGCGTGTGCACCAACGGCTTCCTGTCGTTCGAGCCGGCCGAGGCGGCGTACGCGAACACCGGCCTGCCCTCGGTGCTCGCGCCCGGGCGGCTGGTGGCGCCGCTGTGGGACGACCTGAGTTTCGGCTTCGGCGCGCGCCGGACGTACGCGTGGTCCGACGGAGCGCGCTTCGTGGTCTCGTGGGTCGCGGCGCCGCGCTACGCCGACCCGCTCACGAGCCTGACGTTCCAGGTGATTCTCGAGCCGGGCGGGGAGATCCGCTGCCAGTACCTCCGGCTCACCGGCGACGTCACCTCGTGCACGGTCGGCATCCAGGACGCCTCGCGTTCGACCGGCCTGCAGGTGGCGGCCAACCAGCCGTACCTGCGCGACAGCCTCGCGCTGCGCATCGTGCCGCTGCCCCGCTGGGTCGCCGCCGGGCCCGACTCGGGGACGCTCGGGCCCGGAGGCAGCACGGTGGTGCGGGTGAGTTTCGACGCGACGCGCCTCGGCGACGCGGCGCTGCTCTCGGCGCTGCACGTGCTCACGAACGATCCCCTCGCTCCCGACACGCTGCTGCCGGTGTCGCTGCAGGTGACGGGCGTGCCGCTGGCCCGCCTGCACACGTCCGCGCTCGATTTCGGCGCGGTCCAGGCCGGGCGCGAGGACACGCTCGCGCTGCTGCTCGAAAACGCCGGCGGCGTGCCGCTGCCGCTCGCGGCCTTCGAGGCCCCGGCGCCGTTCGCCGCGCTGGCGACGCCGCACTCGCTCGAGCCGGGAGCCTACGAGGCGCTGCCGGTGCGCTTCGCGCCGCCGGCGCCGGGCGCGAGCGCCGGCATTCTGGTGCTGACCACCGGCGATCCGCAGCGGCCGCGCATCGAAGTTCCGCTCGCAGGGCTCGCGATCCCGCCACCGGCCATCGCGGTGCCGGCCGATGAGCTCCGGTTCCTCGCGGCGAACGACGCGGGCGCCCTCGCGCGTGAACGTCGGGCCGCGGTGCTGGTGCGGAACACCGGGCTTTCGCCGCTTCACTGGAGCGCCACCGCCTCGCAGGCGGCCGCTCCGCCACCGGCGTCGCGCGCCGTCCGTGGTCCGGCGATCAAGGGCGCGGCGGAGCCGGCGGGCGCGCTCGGCGGCGGCGGCCCTGACGCGGCCGGCTACCGGTGGAGCGACAGCGACTCACCCGGGGGATTGCCCTTCGAGTGGGAGGAGATCTCCGAGTCCGGCTCGCGGCTGTTCGGCGGAGCCGACGATTCGACGCGCACCGGTGTGCCGCTGCCGTTCGCGTTCCCGTTCTACGGCGACACCTTCACGACCGTCAACGTGTGCACCAACGGCTGGCTGTCGTTCACCGGCGAGGGCACCGCGTTCCTGAACGGCGACCTGCCCGACACCTCGGCGGCGACCCCGCGCGCTCTCATCGCGCCCTGGTGGGACGACCTGGACCTGCGCCCGGTCGGCGGCCTGCCGGCCGCGTTCGCCTGGTACGACGGCGAAAAATTCGTGATCGAGTGGCGCGACGTCGCGCACTTCGCGATCGGCGGGCCCTACACGTTCGAGGTGATGCTGTGGCCCGACGGGGCGATGGATCTGCAGTACCTGTCGATGTCCGGCGCGACCGACCAGGCGACCATCGGTCTCCAGGACGGCACGGGTGCGGCGGGACTGCGCATCGCCTGGAACACGCCGTACGTCCACGACCGGCTGCGGGTGAGGATCGCCCGCCGGGCGCCGTGGCTGGCGCTCGAGCGCGCCACCGGGGTGACGGTCCCGGGTGGGACCGACACGCTGTGGGTGCTGGCCCGCGCCGAGGGATGGCAGAACGGGGAACTGGCCGGGCAGGTGCGCATCGCCAGCGACGATCCGGGCACGCCGCTGGCCATCCTGCCGGTCTCGCTGCACATCGGCGCCGTGCGCGCGGCGGCCACGATGACGCCGGCTCGGCTGGGTCCCGTCTCGCTCGCGCCCCGGGTGAGGCTCGAGGTGGCGCTGCCCGCCGGACACTCCGGGCTGCTCGCGCCGACCGTGACGCTGGCGGGCGTCCCGGCGCGCACGGACAGCGGGGGCGGGCCGCCGGCAGGGACCGGGGTGGCGTGGTTCGACGCCATCGCGCTGCGCGCGGCCCTTCCCGCGGGCGGCGATTCGGTCGCGCTGCCCTTCGCGGGAGAGACCCGCGAAGGCTGGGTCGTGGATACGGTTCATGCCGCGGTCGAGCGCGCGACCCTCGCGGCGACCGGGCTCGCTCCCTTCGGGACTCCGGCCGCGGTCGAACCGGTGCGGACCGGAACGCCCGTCCTTCTCGAGTGGCAGGCCCCGGAAGCGGCCGAGCGCGTGGACGTCCTGCACTCGGCCGACGGCGGCCGCGCCTGGAAGCGTCTGGCCAGCGTACGTGAGCCTTCGTGGACGCTGGTGCCGGCCGAGTCTTCGCAGGCGAACCTGATCGAGCTCGTGGCGATGCGGGCCGACACGGCGATCGCGTCCTGGCTGTCGGCGCCCTTCGCCGTGACCGGCCCGGAGGCCCCGCGCCTGCTGCCGGCCCTGCCTCCCCGGGCCTTCGCGCTGCGCCTGCTCGGGTCGCGGCCCGGCCGGCTGCCGGCGCGCCTGCTGCTTTCGCTTCCGGAGACGGGGCAGGCGCGCGTGACCGTGCACGACCTGCGCGGCGCCCGCGTGCGCACGCTGGTCAGCGGCCGGCTCGAGGCGGGCGAGCACCTGCTCGAATGGGATGGCCGCGCGGGCGGGGCCGGAGCCGTTCCGCCGGGCGTCTACTTCCTGCGCGCCGAGGCCGGCGGGCACGGGATCACGGCGCGGGTCGTGCTGCTGCGATAGCGCCTTGACGCTGCGCGGCCGGGCCGGAACACTGGCCGCCCGATGACCAACAGTTCGAATCTGCTGGCCTCCATCAATCTCGTGCTCGGCGGGCTCGTCTTCCTGCTCGGGCTCGTCATCCTGCGCGAGAATCCGAAGCAGCGCCTGAACCGGGTCGTCTCGCTGCTGCTGTTCCTCGGCGGCTTCGGCGCGGTCTCCTCGGCGCTCGCGCTGATGCTGCCCGCCCGCGGCCCTTCGAGCGTCTCGCAGAACGCGTCCATGCTCTGGGAGTTCTTCTTCCCGACCGCGTTCGTGCTCGCCGCCATTTTTCCCGAGGAGCGGCCGTTCACGCGGCTGCTGCGCATTCCGGGCCCGTTTCGCGACCGCAGCTTCCTGCCGCTCGTCTTCGGTCCGCACGTCTTCCACATCCTGGTGATCCTGGTCGTCGGCGACGGCCGCTCGCAGCCCGGCGCGCTCGCGCACGTGCCGGCGCTGGTGCAGCCGCTGCTCGCGCTGGGCGCGCTGTTCGGGCGGCTCTTCCTGAGCGTTCACCGCTCGCTGTTCTCGCTCGTGGATCTCGCCTTCGGCGCGGCGGCGATCGCGCTGCTCGTCGGCAGCTGGCGCTCGACCCGCGCGCCACGCCTGCGCCGGCAGCTCGGGGCGATCGCCGTCGGACTCGCCGCCTGCCTCGCGCTCTACGCCTCGGCGACCTCGATCCCGACGCTGCTCGGGCGGCCGCTCGCGGACCATCACCGGACGCTGCTCACCACCGCGGCACTGCTGGTGGGCTCGGGTGCGATCGCGTTCGCGATGGTGCGCTACAAGTTCCTCGACACGAAGCTCATCGCCCGGCGCGGCATTCTCTACGCGATCGCCTCCGCGGTGCTCATCGGCTTCTACCTGATGTTCG is a genomic window containing:
- a CDS encoding S8 family serine peptidase, which gives rise to MKHLSTLATAAALLIACSGPAAGARSVEPPAERLPVVEPLPAGAPNGPRWASDGVLVRFRAGLRPAARAAALAVANASVAEEYPRSGVTRLHLAGTSVEQAVAALSADPRIAWAEPDWVLWADRVPDDTRYPDQWSLANRGQGGGIPGADIRAEFAWDFTTGDSSVVVGVIDTGVDLAHPDLAGNLWTNPGEIPGNGVDDEGDGYVDDVHGWDFANQDADPQDDNGHGTHVAGTIAAVGDNALGIAGVCWRTKVMALKFLSAGGSGLTSNAVAALEYAMAHGVRITNNSWGGGPRSQALADALAAAGAGGMLIVVAAGNSAVDVDATAVYPPSYDVPEMITVAATDKNDSLAGFSNWGATTVDLAAPGDRILSLWPARRLAILSGTSMAAPHVSGAAALLLAREPGLPAAAMKARLMRGAVPLASLAGRCVSGARLDLLRAVADPDTVAPGAPEQLRVTGAGSDWLDLAWTATGDDGDGGTAYRYDLRTAARPFGPAGFDSALRVFVGAPRAAGSPESVRLHGLAPLTTYWLAVRAEDEFGNAGPLSEVVSGTTLEPPRLALAAPPLTAALRTGERLDRDLILTNASQGTLDWRVRQPALGPMTGAPPSAGGVADAAGPVTPAAKGARSLPRPARTDSAGGPDAFGYRWLDSREPGGPGFAWLDIARPANQLDLTGDDAVRDGIPIGFAFPFYGDTFTTVSVCTNGFLSFEPAEAAYANTGLPSVLAPGRLVAPLWDDLSFGFGARRTYAWSDGARFVVSWVAAPRYADPLTSLTFQVILEPGGEIRCQYLRLTGDVTSCTVGIQDASRSTGLQVAANQPYLRDSLALRIVPLPRWVAAGPDSGTLGPGGSTVVRVSFDATRLGDAALLSALHVLTNDPLAPDTLLPVSLQVTGVPLARLHTSALDFGAVQAGREDTLALLLENAGGVPLPLAAFEAPAPFAALATPHSLEPGAYEALPVRFAPPAPGASAGILVLTTGDPQRPRIEVPLAGLAIPPPAIAVPADELRFLAANDAGALARERRAAVLVRNTGLSPLHWSATASQAAAPPPASRAVRGPAIKGAAEPAGALGGGGPDAAGYRWSDSDSPGGLPFEWEEISESGSRLFGGADDSTRTGVPLPFAFPFYGDTFTTVNVCTNGWLSFTGEGTAFLNGDLPDTSAATPRALIAPWWDDLDLRPVGGLPAAFAWYDGEKFVIEWRDVAHFAIGGPYTFEVMLWPDGAMDLQYLSMSGATDQATIGLQDGTGAAGLRIAWNTPYVHDRLRVRIARRAPWLALERATGVTVPGGTDTLWVLARAEGWQNGELAGQVRIASDDPGTPLAILPVSLHIGAVRAAATMTPARLGPVSLAPRVRLEVALPAGHSGLLAPTVTLAGVPARTDSGGGPPAGTGVAWFDAIALRAALPAGGDSVALPFAGETREGWVVDTVHAAVERATLAATGLAPFGTPAAVEPVRTGTPVLLEWQAPEAAERVDVLHSADGGRAWKRLASVREPSWTLVPAESSQANLIELVAMRADTAIASWLSAPFAVTGPEAPRLLPALPPRAFALRLLGSRPGRLPARLLLSLPETGQARVTVHDLRGARVRTLVSGRLEAGEHLLEWDGRAGGAGAVPPGVYFLRAEAGGHGITARVVLLR